A section of the Kribbella voronezhensis genome encodes:
- a CDS encoding ABC transporter permease: MSTATITVQQRSTGLAGAIASEWTKLWTVRSTWLNLVAGAGLTGLLGIQFGFSTAYDNAHRPPGDFPGQSAVGGVGVSAVIIIQVVVAAFAMLPVTSEYSSGSIRSTVQWTPVRRNVVLAKSVVLAPVLFGYGLLVGLLAAVSGGLAMGHWADWSVRPLVVDLLSIATYLMLAGLFTVGIAFLIRSTAGTLTAAFLLLLMIPLMLGESSIRALVWLSALLPGGAGQNFLSGNTDPLSPTLSLVVLVLWAVAGLWIGVKVLCRRDA, encoded by the coding sequence ATGAGCACGGCAACCATCACCGTCCAGCAGAGGTCGACAGGTCTGGCCGGAGCGATCGCGTCGGAATGGACCAAGTTGTGGACGGTCCGGTCGACCTGGCTGAACCTCGTCGCGGGTGCCGGCCTGACGGGGCTGCTCGGCATCCAGTTCGGCTTCTCCACGGCGTACGACAACGCTCATCGGCCACCAGGTGACTTCCCGGGACAATCCGCGGTCGGCGGAGTCGGTGTCAGCGCGGTGATCATCATACAGGTCGTCGTCGCCGCCTTCGCGATGCTCCCCGTGACGTCGGAGTACTCGTCCGGCAGCATCCGCTCGACAGTCCAGTGGACTCCCGTACGGCGGAACGTCGTGCTGGCCAAGTCGGTTGTCCTCGCACCGGTCTTGTTCGGCTACGGCCTGCTCGTCGGATTGCTCGCGGCCGTCTCGGGCGGACTCGCGATGGGGCACTGGGCCGACTGGAGTGTGCGACCCCTGGTCGTCGATCTGCTGTCGATCGCGACCTACCTGATGCTGGCCGGGCTCTTCACCGTCGGCATCGCCTTCTTGATCCGCAGTACGGCGGGAACGCTGACCGCCGCGTTCCTGCTGCTGTTGATGATCCCGCTGATGCTTGGCGAGAGCAGCATCCGGGCGCTCGTGTGGCTGTCCGCGCTGCTTCCTGGCGGAGCCGGGCAGAACTTTCTCTCGGGCAACACCGATCCGCTCTCGCCGACACTGAGCCTCGTAGTACTGGTCCTCTGGGCCGTTGCTGGGCTGTGGATCGGCGTGAAGGTGCTGTGCCGACGGGATGCCTGA
- a CDS encoding alpha/beta fold hydrolase, with translation MPYVTVGQENSADIEIYYEDHGTGQPVVLIHGFPLSGRAWERQERALLEAGFRVITYDRRGFGKSSQPSVGYDYDTFAADLDALVKALDLRDFDLAGHSMGGGEVARYLGTYGSERVRRAVFIAGVPPYLLKTPETPDGVPQEVFDEIAAGLRADRPAYFTDWNQNFYNLDENLGSRISDEAVRDAWNTAVGASPVGTIACVATWHTDFRADLPKIDVPVLVMHGTVDRVLPIDACGKATHEAIKGSEYVVLEGAPHGLCWTHADEVNEALIGFLTK, from the coding sequence CTACTACGAGGACCACGGCACCGGTCAGCCGGTCGTGCTCATCCATGGGTTCCCATTGAGCGGCCGGGCCTGGGAAAGGCAGGAACGAGCCCTGCTGGAGGCGGGCTTCCGCGTCATCACCTACGACCGTCGGGGCTTCGGCAAGTCGAGCCAGCCCAGCGTCGGCTACGACTACGACACGTTCGCCGCCGACCTGGACGCCCTGGTCAAGGCGTTGGACCTTCGCGACTTCGACCTCGCCGGGCACTCGATGGGCGGCGGCGAGGTCGCCCGCTATCTGGGCACCTACGGGTCGGAACGGGTCCGGCGGGCCGTGTTCATCGCCGGTGTGCCGCCCTACCTGCTCAAGACGCCCGAGACGCCCGACGGCGTTCCGCAGGAGGTCTTCGACGAGATCGCCGCCGGGCTCCGGGCCGACCGGCCGGCGTACTTCACCGACTGGAACCAGAACTTCTACAACCTCGACGAGAACCTCGGTAGCAGGATCAGCGACGAGGCCGTCCGGGACGCCTGGAACACCGCGGTCGGCGCCTCGCCGGTCGGGACGATCGCCTGCGTGGCGACGTGGCACACCGACTTCCGGGCCGACCTGCCGAAGATCGACGTACCGGTCCTGGTCATGCACGGCACTGTGGACCGCGTCCTTCCCATCGATGCTTGTGGAAAAGCCACCCACGAGGCGATCAAGGGCAGTGAGTACGTCGTCCTCGAAGGCGCTCCGCACGGCCTGTGCTGGACCCATGCCGACGAGGTCAACGAGGCCCTGATCGGCTTCCTCACCAAGTAG
- a CDS encoding MinD/ParA family ATP-binding protein: protein MTDSHNSGQHKDREAAAAEVRRMWQPTPSWTQPDPNAVPEAVDEDVTEDEQPDALSKDYPGETWSQPAKATPAEPRQAQAQPWAAKSADPEPTAQPAHAAPQDDAAPADPWRAAQSAHAAPQDDAAPTDPWRAAKPVNPPPADPWSTPAAAADPWKQPAAESETPPQQSGSGLSPAAQHFFPQGIPGQQAPQPDRPVSYRADELLQALPLPREAPAEKGVRSVLRLRPGSAERSERIARATAATAFRRPVTITVANPKGGSGKTPTTLLLAGALGQARGGGVVAWDNNELRGNMHLRTHDTNARSTVTDLLQAMTMLTQPDARLGDVGAYLRHQVSGQYDVLTSATTTYAQIEAKDFDQIHRLLSRFYKVLVIDTGNNEGSSNWREAMKASDVLVIPIKWKSLSCAAAVQMLEELDHQGPDAQRLIRRAVIAVSNGPGDVNKDVEKQLRPYFESRAAAVIDIPTDPHIAAEGPLDHSALQPATRRAALELAAKVAEQITIALNVPR from the coding sequence CAACTCCGGACAGCACAAGGACCGGGAAGCAGCGGCCGCCGAGGTCCGGAGGATGTGGCAGCCGACTCCTTCCTGGACCCAGCCGGATCCGAACGCCGTGCCCGAAGCGGTCGACGAGGACGTCACCGAGGACGAGCAGCCGGACGCGCTCTCGAAGGACTACCCGGGCGAGACGTGGTCGCAGCCCGCCAAGGCCACCCCGGCCGAGCCACGGCAGGCGCAGGCCCAGCCGTGGGCTGCCAAGTCGGCCGACCCGGAGCCGACGGCCCAGCCGGCCCACGCTGCTCCGCAGGACGACGCTGCCCCAGCAGACCCGTGGCGTGCCGCCCAGTCGGCTCATGCTGCTCCGCAGGACGACGCTGCACCAACAGACCCGTGGCGCGCGGCCAAGCCGGTCAACCCGCCGCCCGCGGACCCGTGGAGCACGCCTGCCGCTGCCGCCGACCCCTGGAAGCAGCCCGCCGCCGAGAGCGAGACCCCGCCGCAGCAGAGCGGCTCCGGACTCTCCCCGGCCGCGCAGCACTTCTTCCCGCAGGGCATCCCGGGCCAGCAGGCACCGCAGCCCGACCGGCCGGTCTCGTACCGCGCGGACGAGCTCCTGCAGGCCCTGCCGTTGCCCCGTGAAGCTCCGGCGGAGAAGGGCGTCCGTAGCGTGCTGCGGCTGCGTCCCGGTTCTGCCGAGCGCAGTGAGCGGATCGCCCGCGCCACAGCCGCGACAGCCTTCCGCCGCCCGGTGACGATCACTGTCGCCAACCCCAAGGGCGGTTCGGGCAAGACGCCGACCACACTGCTGCTGGCGGGTGCACTCGGTCAGGCCCGCGGTGGCGGTGTCGTCGCCTGGGACAACAACGAGCTCCGCGGCAATATGCACCTGCGCACTCACGACACGAACGCCAGGTCCACGGTCACCGACCTGCTGCAGGCGATGACGATGCTCACCCAGCCGGACGCGCGCCTCGGCGACGTCGGCGCGTACCTGCGGCACCAGGTGTCCGGCCAGTACGACGTACTGACGTCCGCCACCACGACATACGCGCAGATCGAGGCCAAGGACTTCGACCAGATCCACCGGCTGCTGAGCCGCTTCTACAAGGTGCTGGTGATCGACACCGGCAACAACGAGGGCTCCAGCAACTGGCGCGAGGCGATGAAGGCCTCGGACGTCCTGGTCATCCCGATCAAGTGGAAGAGCCTGTCCTGCGCAGCTGCCGTGCAGATGCTGGAGGAGCTCGACCACCAGGGGCCGGACGCGCAGCGGTTGATCCGTCGCGCGGTGATCGCCGTCAGCAACGGCCCGGGCGACGTCAACAAGGACGTCGAGAAGCAACTGCGGCCGTACTTCGAGTCGCGGGCGGCCGCGGTGATCGACATCCCGACCGATCCGCACATCGCCGCCGAGGGTCCGCTCGACCACTCGGCGCTCCAGCCGGCCACCCGCCGGGCGGCGCTCGAGCTGGCGGCGAAGGTCGCCGAGCAGATCACGATCGCCCTCAACGTCCCACGCTGA
- a CDS encoding DedA family protein, with protein MSDAILHLAEELMSSWWIYAALFGFAALDGFFPAIPSETLVVMAGVFAATGEPNLYAVIAVAAAGAFVGDHVSYAFGRGAGGRLMDRAEPGTKRHAMVSWSRNALEERGGLVLVVARYVPGGRTAVTLTMGAVRYPLRHFTFFAALAAVSWGCYCSLVGYLGGKAFEDNPLKGVALGIGLALAVTAIVEVVRHRRRSRRTGQPQLEAEPQLVKAGER; from the coding sequence GTGAGCGACGCGATCCTGCACCTCGCCGAGGAACTGATGTCGTCCTGGTGGATCTATGCCGCCCTGTTCGGCTTCGCCGCCCTCGACGGATTCTTCCCCGCGATCCCGAGCGAGACCCTGGTCGTGATGGCCGGCGTCTTCGCGGCGACCGGCGAACCCAACCTGTACGCCGTGATCGCGGTCGCCGCGGCCGGCGCCTTCGTCGGCGACCACGTCTCCTACGCGTTCGGGCGCGGCGCCGGCGGCCGCCTGATGGACCGGGCCGAGCCGGGGACCAAGCGGCACGCGATGGTCAGCTGGTCCCGCAACGCACTCGAAGAACGGGGCGGCCTCGTTCTCGTCGTCGCCCGGTACGTGCCGGGTGGACGCACCGCCGTCACGCTGACGATGGGCGCGGTCCGCTACCCGCTCCGCCACTTCACCTTCTTCGCCGCCCTCGCGGCCGTCTCGTGGGGCTGCTACTGCTCACTCGTCGGCTACCTCGGCGGCAAGGCGTTCGAGGACAACCCGCTCAAGGGCGTTGCCCTGGGCATCGGTCTCGCACTCGCCGTCACGGCGATCGTCGAGGTCGTCCGGCACCGGCGCCGCTCCCGGCGTACCGGTCAACCTCAGCTTGAGGCTGAGCCCCAATTGGTCAAGGCAGGAGAACGATGA
- a CDS encoding ATP-binding cassette domain-containing protein, whose product MISLEGLTKTYGETTAVDALDLTVAAGRVTGFLGPNGAGKSTTMRMILGLDAPTSGSALVDGRPYADWPVPLRKVGALLDAKALHPRRSARNHLIAMARSNGIPVSRVDEVISIVGLTTVERKRAGQYSLGMGQRLGIAGALLGDPEILMFDEPVNGLDPDGVRWVRDLMRSLAAEGRTVFVSSHLMSEMQLTADQLAVIGRGRLIADSPISTVIAGSSRSAVHARVPVPADLAVLRDRLAGEAEQVETGAGELIVTGVPAERVGDLAHELGIRLHELRTKQASLEEAYMELTADSVEYGVAVAS is encoded by the coding sequence GTGATCAGCCTCGAAGGACTCACCAAGACCTACGGCGAAACCACCGCTGTCGACGCTCTCGATCTCACCGTCGCGGCCGGCCGGGTGACCGGCTTCCTCGGCCCGAACGGCGCCGGCAAGTCCACCACGATGCGGATGATCCTCGGCCTCGACGCCCCCACCAGCGGCAGCGCGCTGGTCGACGGCCGCCCGTACGCCGACTGGCCGGTGCCGTTGCGCAAGGTCGGTGCCCTGCTGGACGCGAAGGCCCTGCACCCGCGCCGGAGCGCACGCAACCACCTGATCGCGATGGCCCGGAGCAACGGCATCCCGGTCAGCCGGGTGGACGAGGTGATCTCCATCGTCGGCCTGACCACGGTCGAGAGGAAGCGGGCCGGCCAGTACTCGCTCGGGATGGGTCAGCGGCTCGGCATCGCGGGCGCGTTGCTCGGCGACCCCGAGATCCTGATGTTCGACGAGCCGGTGAACGGCCTCGACCCGGACGGTGTCCGCTGGGTTCGCGACCTGATGCGCTCGCTCGCCGCGGAGGGCCGGACCGTCTTCGTGTCCAGTCACCTGATGAGCGAGATGCAGCTCACCGCCGACCAGTTGGCGGTGATCGGGCGGGGCCGCCTCATCGCCGATTCCCCGATCAGCACCGTGATCGCAGGCTCCTCGCGAAGCGCGGTCCACGCGCGAGTCCCGGTGCCCGCGGACCTCGCAGTACTGCGGGATCGGCTGGCCGGCGAGGCGGAGCAGGTCGAGACGGGCGCCGGGGAGTTGATCGTCACCGGCGTACCGGCCGAGCGGGTCGGCGATCTCGCGCATGAACTCGGGATCCGGCTGCACGAGTTGCGGACCAAGCAGGCTTCGCTCGAGGAGGCCTACATGGAACTCACCGCCGACAGCGTCGAGTACGGCGTGGCGGTGGCCTCGTGA